From a single Collibacillus ludicampi genomic region:
- a CDS encoding SDR family NAD(P)-dependent oxidoreductase produces the protein MDLKNKVALVTGGGTGIGRATCLELAKRGAAVVVNYSRSKADAEETAQIINHEGGRAIAIRADVSQDKEVREMVDTIVQRFGTVDLLVNNASITRHISFDDLEAATEEVWDELYDVNVKGMFYCARAVAPFMKRNKQGAIVNLGSIAGQTGLGSSLPYAVSKAAVHGLTKSLARALAPDIRVCCVVPGAVATRWWAGREEQMKRLAPNLLLQRISTPEDIAQFICAVLEQEAMTGQIITIDSGQTL, from the coding sequence ATGGATTTAAAAAACAAAGTGGCACTCGTTACCGGCGGCGGTACTGGGATCGGTAGGGCTACATGCCTCGAACTGGCTAAGCGAGGTGCAGCCGTTGTAGTGAACTACTCGCGTTCTAAAGCCGATGCGGAAGAAACGGCACAAATCATCAATCATGAAGGTGGGCGCGCAATAGCCATACGAGCCGATGTTTCCCAAGACAAGGAAGTAAGGGAAATGGTCGATACCATTGTGCAACGATTCGGGACTGTTGATTTGCTTGTAAATAATGCCAGTATTACACGACATATTTCGTTTGACGATTTAGAAGCGGCAACGGAGGAAGTATGGGATGAGCTTTATGATGTTAATGTCAAAGGAATGTTTTACTGCGCGCGAGCCGTTGCCCCTTTTATGAAACGTAATAAACAAGGTGCGATAGTCAATCTTGGCAGCATTGCGGGCCAAACAGGGTTAGGCTCTTCGCTTCCATACGCCGTATCCAAAGCGGCAGTTCACGGTCTTACCAAATCGTTAGCACGTGCTCTAGCTCCAGACATCAGAGTCTGCTGCGTTGTACCGGGAGCCGTCGCGACAAGATGGTGGGCTGGAAGGGAAGAACAAATGAAGAGGTTAGCTCCGAATCTTCTGTTGCAGCGTATTTCAACACCCGAAGATATTGCTCAATTTATCTGTGCAGTCTTGGAACAAGAAGCGATGACAGGACAAATTATTACGATAGATAGCGGACAAACGTTGTAA
- the rlmH gene encoding 23S rRNA (pseudouridine(1915)-N(3))-methyltransferase RlmH produces the protein MQINIIAVGKLKEKYWTQAVAEYAKRLSAYAKLRIVEVVDESTPDTLSPAEEEAIKEKEATRILAQIKDRDYVVALAIEGKTFTSEQWAKEMERLTTMGHSSFAFVIGGSLGLHHSVLTRANLKLSFSSFTFPHQMVRVILLEQLYRGFRIMRGEPYHK, from the coding sequence ATGCAAATCAACATCATCGCTGTCGGCAAATTGAAGGAAAAATATTGGACACAAGCCGTCGCGGAATACGCCAAACGCCTCTCCGCGTATGCCAAACTGCGGATCGTGGAAGTGGTCGATGAGTCCACTCCCGATACTCTCTCCCCGGCGGAAGAAGAAGCGATCAAAGAAAAAGAAGCCACTCGCATCCTCGCGCAGATCAAAGACCGCGATTATGTCGTGGCTCTCGCCATCGAAGGGAAGACATTCACTTCCGAACAGTGGGCCAAAGAGATGGAACGCCTCACCACGATGGGGCATAGTTCGTTTGCCTTCGTGATCGGTGGTTCATTAGGATTGCATCATTCTGTTTTAACGCGGGCGAATTTAAAGCTATCCTTCTCCAGTTTCACGTTCCCTCATCAGATGGTGCGCGTGATTTTGCTGGAGCAGTTGTACCGGGGGTTCAGGATCATGCGGGGGGAGCCGTATCACAAGTAA
- a CDS encoding CxxH/CxxC protein has product MFVVCAEHVEIALEDFVNEYEQSPDIYVLAETSFTAWEAPAHCEYCERPPKYLIV; this is encoded by the coding sequence GTGTTTGTTGTATGTGCAGAGCATGTGGAGATAGCACTCGAAGATTTCGTGAACGAATACGAGCAATCTCCTGATATTTATGTATTGGCGGAGACTTCCTTCACCGCATGGGAGGCACCCGCGCATTGCGAGTACTGCGAACGCCCTCCGAAGTACCTGATCGTATAA
- a CDS encoding S1C family serine protease, with the protein MGFYDDFDTRPKRQSPLKWFALIVVSALVGSGTTLALVPTMIKSNWINIPSATAPALDKPVGTTGVTVNVNSQVTQAVNKVKPAIVGVLNLQKTNNFWSDQSQTQETGSGSGILFDKEGHIVTNNHVVEGASEVDVVIGDQQVKAKVLGQDKYTDLAVLQVPADKVKDIQPAQFGNSDALQIGEPAIAIGNPLGQAFAQSVTVGVISATKRDLPVKDPETGQELMTQTVLQTDAAINPGNSGGALVNIAGQVVGINSAKIAMTGVEGIGFAIPINEAKPIIQQLMNNGKVVRPMLGVAGYNLSDVPEEYRPDVPVDEGVLIKTLSPEAKSAGLQRGDVIVKIDNQDVKNMSDLKKYLFTKQPGDTVQVTVYRGHNQKTVSVKLQTLQN; encoded by the coding sequence ATGGGTTTTTACGATGATTTCGATACACGCCCAAAACGGCAGTCACCACTTAAATGGTTCGCCTTAATCGTCGTTTCAGCCTTGGTTGGCTCAGGTACGACGTTAGCGTTAGTTCCTACGATGATCAAATCCAATTGGATCAATATCCCGTCAGCGACGGCACCCGCGCTTGACAAGCCTGTGGGAACGACGGGTGTTACCGTGAATGTCAATTCCCAGGTCACCCAAGCGGTGAACAAAGTGAAGCCTGCCATTGTCGGTGTTCTCAATTTGCAGAAAACGAATAATTTCTGGTCGGATCAGTCGCAAACGCAGGAAACGGGAAGCGGATCGGGGATCCTTTTTGACAAAGAAGGTCATATCGTGACCAATAACCATGTGGTGGAAGGCGCATCCGAGGTGGATGTCGTGATCGGGGATCAGCAGGTGAAGGCAAAGGTGCTCGGTCAGGACAAATACACCGATTTGGCCGTCCTGCAAGTGCCGGCTGACAAGGTCAAAGATATTCAGCCTGCGCAATTCGGTAACTCCGATGCGTTGCAAATCGGGGAACCGGCGATCGCTATCGGTAATCCTCTGGGACAAGCATTCGCGCAATCGGTCACCGTCGGCGTCATTTCGGCCACGAAACGGGATCTTCCCGTCAAAGATCCGGAGACCGGACAGGAATTGATGACCCAAACGGTTCTGCAAACGGATGCTGCCATTAACCCCGGTAACTCCGGCGGGGCGCTCGTGAATATCGCCGGACAGGTGGTCGGTATCAACTCGGCGAAAATCGCCATGACCGGTGTCGAAGGCATCGGCTTTGCCATCCCGATCAATGAAGCCAAACCAATCATCCAACAATTGATGAACAACGGGAAAGTCGTCCGCCCGATGTTGGGGGTTGCCGGATATAATCTTTCCGATGTGCCTGAAGAATATCGTCCGGATGTTCCCGTAGATGAGGGTGTGCTCATCAAAACTCTCAGTCCCGAAGCGAAGAGTGCCGGCTTGCAAAGAGGAGACGTGATCGTCAAGATCGACAATCAGGATGTCAAGAATATGTCCGATCTGAAAAAATACCTGTTCACCAAGCAGCCGGGTGATACCGTTCAAGTAACGGTTTACAGAGGACACAATCAAAAGACGGTCTCGGTCAAACTGCAAACGCTGCAGAATTAG
- a CDS encoding MBL fold metallo-hydrolase, with protein MKFSVLASGSTGNCTYIGADGVHLLIDAGVSGKQIQAALEEIAVSGESIDAILVTHEHSDHIKGVGVMARRFQIPVYATEGTWRELDKVVEGIPESDRHVIKAGDKLEFGELTIEPFTISHDCNEPVGFNIYEGETKLTHVTDLGYVSERVKETIAGADAYIFESNHDVEMLRVGPHPWNVKRRILSDKGHLSNEAAGEALSEVISGDTQDVYLAHLSPDNNVPELAELTVQTILQGAGIQVGEDVQLHQTYRKKPTPIRSLTRR; from the coding sequence ATGAAGTTTAGTGTGTTGGCAAGCGGTAGTACGGGGAATTGTACATATATAGGGGCCGATGGAGTACATTTGCTCATCGACGCAGGAGTATCTGGCAAGCAGATACAAGCCGCTCTGGAAGAGATCGCCGTATCCGGCGAATCGATCGATGCCATCCTTGTTACACATGAACATTCTGACCACATCAAAGGGGTCGGAGTGATGGCAAGGCGGTTTCAAATCCCTGTGTATGCAACAGAGGGGACTTGGAGAGAGTTGGATAAAGTGGTTGAAGGGATTCCGGAAAGTGACCGCCATGTGATCAAGGCGGGTGACAAACTGGAATTCGGCGAGCTCACCATTGAGCCATTCACGATTTCCCATGACTGTAACGAACCGGTCGGCTTTAATATCTATGAGGGAGAAACAAAACTTACACATGTCACCGATCTGGGGTATGTGAGCGAAAGGGTCAAAGAAACAATTGCCGGTGCGGATGCCTACATTTTCGAATCGAACCATGATGTGGAGATGTTGCGCGTAGGTCCGCATCCATGGAATGTGAAACGAAGGATTTTGAGTGACAAAGGGCATCTCTCCAATGAAGCGGCTGGCGAAGCGCTGTCAGAAGTGATCAGCGGCGATACACAAGATGTCTATCTGGCACACCTTTCTCCCGATAATAACGTGCCTGAGTTGGCCGAGTTAACCGTGCAAACGATCTTGCAGGGAGCGGGTATACAAGTAGGAGAAGATGTGCAATTGCATCAAACGTACCGCAAAAAGCCGACGCCCATCCGTTCTCTCACGAGACGGTGA
- the yycI gene encoding two-component system regulatory protein YycI, translating into MDWSKAKTYLIFTFLLLDLLLGYQYYAVRNVEAGTVQSFEEQVAEVRDLLQSRNLTLGTDIPKETPELGFLRVRYAQVDPKLVASKLLKNPRLADTTSSHPSWVQYQGDKGTITYKGSGQLLYDVTPMHVTISPDDPRIFDRLYAEIGTFVWNPLSYGGDRVLKQGVNDATVRYLQMYQSYPIFSAPILVTLQNGQVTLIQQSALEVIGEEGNKRPVISAVGALRSLAESMDKSAVPAHNRVIRDIRLGFFSKPFNTESWYLAPMWRITTDQNVYFVNGMTGELETVR; encoded by the coding sequence ATGGACTGGAGTAAAGCGAAGACCTACTTAATATTTACATTTTTACTGTTGGATCTCTTGCTCGGTTATCAGTATTATGCGGTACGAAATGTCGAGGCGGGAACGGTGCAGTCCTTTGAGGAGCAAGTGGCGGAAGTGCGGGATCTCTTGCAAAGCCGCAATCTGACGCTCGGTACGGATATTCCCAAGGAAACCCCTGAGCTGGGATTCTTGCGCGTGCGTTACGCGCAAGTCGATCCGAAACTGGTCGCTTCAAAATTATTAAAAAATCCTCGGTTGGCGGATACCACTAGTTCCCACCCCTCTTGGGTACAATATCAAGGGGACAAGGGTACGATTACGTACAAAGGTTCAGGTCAGCTGCTCTATGATGTGACCCCTATGCATGTCACGATATCGCCGGATGATCCCAGAATTTTTGACCGTTTGTATGCGGAAATCGGTACATTCGTATGGAACCCACTCTCCTATGGAGGGGATCGTGTCCTTAAGCAAGGAGTAAACGATGCAACCGTGCGCTATTTGCAAATGTATCAGAGTTACCCCATTTTTTCCGCGCCGATACTTGTAACCCTGCAAAACGGTCAGGTTACCTTGATTCAGCAGTCGGCTTTAGAGGTCATCGGTGAAGAAGGAAACAAGAGACCGGTGATCTCTGCGGTCGGTGCGTTGCGTTCATTGGCGGAGTCCATGGACAAATCTGCGGTACCGGCGCATAATAGAGTCATTCGCGATATCCGTCTCGGTTTTTTCAGCAAGCCTTTTAATACGGAATCTTGGTATTTGGCACCGATGTGGCGAATCACCACGGATCAGAATGTCTATTTTGTCAACGGAATGACGGGAGAACTGGAAACAGTACGGTAG
- a CDS encoding YycH family regulatory protein has protein sequence MRAKIHIETVKTWILTVLVLFSVVLSFKLWYSVPVYEAVDSSGYVGGTAWGPGKTVTQVLQPTRILVHLGDGRHAVILPDSDPYHMTRDLLRKATVSEFTPVTWSESVWESTVTKRSIEYDYGIEVQAQYLAQTLSLPSGMFNSLKARSLYLMYDADGNMRLLLKGDTAAYWAKVQIPADSLLEIWNMAGKLPLYALYGDAKHAYYLPSDKMKVPVDTYERNVFNTTQLMSSFFVDPSLTRRIAERDGSVILTDGSRGVQFSSSTKMIDYTNPSTDLYTTGEEMDHSLEKAIEFVNDHGGMEGTYLAVDGSMQRDITSSYLFRSYINGLPMDDSYFSIRVKMRGNIVFEMVRSVVYPGVLVKREDAYVLSGPALLDSLRKRGITNTTITDISLCYVPEYAEKDRFLLRPVWFIQRKGESPVHVDAVSGELWADNGGWLHGLE, from the coding sequence GTGCGTGCGAAGATTCATATCGAGACGGTGAAGACATGGATCTTAACGGTGCTTGTGCTCTTTTCTGTCGTCTTGTCATTCAAACTGTGGTATAGCGTTCCCGTCTATGAAGCGGTGGACTCCTCCGGATATGTCGGTGGAACCGCATGGGGCCCAGGGAAAACGGTGACACAAGTGCTGCAACCGACGCGCATATTGGTACATTTGGGGGATGGCAGGCATGCAGTCATCCTTCCAGACAGTGACCCATACCATATGACTCGTGATTTGTTGCGTAAAGCGACCGTCTCGGAATTTACGCCTGTGACATGGTCGGAATCCGTATGGGAATCGACCGTTACTAAACGCTCGATCGAATATGATTACGGGATTGAGGTGCAAGCCCAGTATTTGGCGCAGACGTTATCGCTCCCCTCCGGCATGTTCAATTCTCTTAAAGCGCGTTCCTTATATCTCATGTACGATGCGGATGGGAATATGCGGCTTTTGTTAAAAGGGGACACGGCTGCCTATTGGGCAAAGGTTCAAATTCCTGCGGATTCTCTCCTAGAGATCTGGAACATGGCGGGAAAACTTCCACTCTACGCATTATACGGGGATGCAAAACATGCGTATTACTTGCCGAGTGACAAGATGAAGGTCCCAGTCGATACGTATGAAAGAAACGTATTCAATACAACACAACTCATGTCCTCGTTTTTTGTCGATCCTTCATTGACGAGGCGTATTGCGGAACGGGACGGATCCGTTATCCTGACAGACGGTAGCCGTGGCGTTCAATTCTCCTCATCCACAAAAATGATCGACTATACAAATCCAAGTACTGATCTGTACACGACGGGGGAGGAAATGGATCATTCGTTGGAGAAAGCCATCGAATTTGTGAATGATCACGGGGGAATGGAAGGAACCTATTTGGCGGTGGACGGCTCGATGCAACGGGACATCACTTCGTCGTATCTGTTTCGCAGTTACATCAACGGCTTGCCGATGGATGATTCTTACTTTTCCATTCGAGTAAAAATGCGTGGCAATATCGTTTTCGAGATGGTTCGTTCGGTCGTATATCCGGGAGTGCTTGTCAAACGGGAGGATGCGTATGTTCTCTCGGGTCCTGCGTTATTGGACTCATTACGGAAACGCGGGATTACGAATACGACGATCACCGATATTTCCCTCTGTTATGTGCCAGAGTATGCGGAAAAAGACCGTTTCCTGTTAAGGCCTGTCTGGTTCATCCAGAGAAAAGGTGAATCCCCCGTACATGTGGATGCTGTCAGCGGAGAATTATGGGCAGATAATGGGGGATGGTTGCATGGACTGGAGTAA
- a CDS encoding ATP-binding protein — MFRSIRWKLVMIYLLLILFAMQLIGVYFIRSLNMYFLGNFSKTINSQAGLLAELVPHYLEKEVTDEADGDLENLARSFAELTGADIYILNKNGIIVATSEDRSYVGQKRVRTEVTWALSGTKEEVIRVDEKTGMRYTFLAVPVRDAGQVIGAVYLVAPMKTIYQTMSEINWIFYTGILIALVLTAILGIMLARTITHPIMEITKKAKAMAKGDFGQEVAVKGDDEIGELGLTFNYLTHRLRDALAENEQEKDKMEAILAHMSDGVIAVSAQGLILLANPVAQELLMVEEKDLINHPLHEVLEVDEWEGPEMKFRGPDGRILYAYASTLKGAEGEKPGQVIVLRDITEEEKEEKARRDFVANVSHEIRTPLTTLKSYIEALEDGAMYDPQLSAHFLRVIHNETDRMVRLVNDLLQLSRFDSGTEGWNFSPQSLAGLLDRAVERFSVQCRNQGIGMFVEVEPRLPQVVVDRDKLDQVLDNLISNALKYTPEKGMIRLAASRDGDMVVVKVIDTGIGIPKKDLPRIFERFYRVDKARSRKLGGTGLGLSIAQQIIEKHGGKIQIESELGRGTTVLFTLPVAKEGVA; from the coding sequence TTGTTTCGCAGTATACGCTGGAAATTGGTCATGATTTACTTGTTACTGATCTTGTTTGCGATGCAATTGATCGGCGTGTACTTTATCCGATCGTTAAACATGTACTTTTTGGGCAATTTCTCAAAAACGATCAATTCTCAAGCCGGTTTGTTGGCCGAATTGGTGCCGCACTATCTTGAAAAGGAAGTGACGGATGAAGCGGACGGTGATTTGGAGAACCTCGCCCGCTCCTTTGCGGAACTGACAGGTGCCGATATCTACATCTTGAACAAAAACGGGATCATCGTCGCCACATCTGAAGACCGTTCGTATGTGGGGCAGAAACGCGTGCGCACGGAAGTGACGTGGGCGCTGTCCGGAACGAAGGAAGAAGTCATCCGTGTGGATGAAAAGACGGGAATGCGCTATACATTTCTTGCCGTTCCTGTACGGGATGCGGGCCAAGTTATCGGAGCCGTCTACCTCGTGGCGCCGATGAAGACGATCTACCAAACGATGTCGGAGATCAACTGGATCTTCTATACAGGGATTCTGATCGCGCTGGTTTTGACGGCGATTCTGGGGATCATGCTGGCCCGTACGATCACTCACCCGATCATGGAAATTACGAAAAAAGCGAAAGCGATGGCCAAAGGGGACTTTGGCCAAGAAGTGGCTGTCAAGGGAGATGATGAGATCGGGGAACTGGGACTCACGTTTAACTACTTGACACACCGGTTGCGGGATGCCCTGGCAGAGAATGAACAAGAAAAAGATAAAATGGAAGCGATTCTCGCTCATATGTCTGACGGCGTGATCGCCGTATCTGCACAGGGCCTTATTTTGCTGGCGAATCCGGTTGCGCAAGAGCTCTTGATGGTGGAGGAAAAAGATTTGATCAACCATCCTTTGCATGAGGTGTTGGAAGTGGATGAGTGGGAAGGACCGGAAATGAAGTTTCGCGGTCCGGATGGGCGCATCCTCTACGCGTACGCATCGACATTAAAGGGGGCCGAAGGGGAAAAACCGGGACAAGTGATCGTCTTGCGCGACATTACGGAAGAAGAGAAAGAGGAAAAAGCGAGGAGAGATTTTGTCGCTAACGTTTCGCATGAAATCCGTACACCTTTGACCACACTCAAGAGTTATATAGAGGCTTTGGAAGACGGAGCGATGTATGACCCGCAATTGTCAGCCCATTTCTTGCGCGTCATTCACAACGAGACGGATCGAATGGTTCGGTTGGTAAACGATCTGTTACAATTGTCCCGCTTCGATTCCGGTACGGAAGGATGGAACTTTTCCCCTCAATCCTTGGCAGGGCTGCTTGATCGTGCGGTGGAACGTTTTTCGGTTCAATGCAGGAATCAGGGGATCGGTATGTTTGTCGAGGTGGAACCCCGCCTGCCTCAAGTCGTGGTGGATCGGGACAAGCTGGATCAAGTCTTGGATAACCTGATTTCCAATGCGCTTAAATATACGCCGGAAAAAGGGATGATCCGTCTCGCCGCATCCCGGGACGGCGATATGGTTGTCGTAAAAGTGATCGATACGGGAATCGGTATTCCCAAGAAAGATTTGCCGCGGATCTTTGAACGTTTTTATCGCGTAGACAAAGCGCGTTCCCGCAAATTGGGAGGAACGGGACTAGGCCTGTCGATTGCCCAGCAGATCATTGAAAAGCACGGGGGCAAAATCCAAATCGAGAGCGAATTGGGACGAGGGACGACCGTTTTGTTCACGTTGCCTGTCGCGAAAGAAGGGGTGGCGTAG
- the yycF gene encoding response regulator YycF — protein MIPKILVVDDEMPIAEILKFSLEKEGFQVVVAHDGMEAVQMARTEQPDLMLLDIMLPKKDGFEVCKEIRTFSSVPVIMLTARDSEIDKVLGLEIGADDYVTKPFSSRELIARVKANLRRSATTEVREQKPRWIVGDLVIDTATYEVYKRNVLVEVTHREFELLSYLAKHRGTVLTREHLLQEVWGYDYFGDVRTVDVTIRRLREKIEDDPSNPEYIITRRGVGYSLRR, from the coding sequence ATGATTCCGAAGATACTGGTTGTAGATGATGAGATGCCGATTGCGGAAATCCTGAAATTTTCTCTGGAAAAAGAGGGCTTCCAAGTGGTTGTCGCTCATGACGGCATGGAAGCGGTACAGATGGCGCGAACGGAACAGCCAGACTTGATGCTTTTAGATATTATGTTACCAAAGAAAGACGGCTTTGAAGTATGCAAAGAGATTCGGACTTTTTCCAGCGTACCGGTGATCATGTTGACAGCCAGGGATTCGGAAATCGATAAAGTCTTAGGGCTGGAGATCGGGGCGGATGATTACGTGACGAAGCCTTTTTCTTCGCGTGAATTGATCGCTCGGGTGAAAGCGAACCTCCGCCGCTCGGCCACCACGGAGGTTAGGGAACAGAAACCGAGATGGATTGTCGGAGATCTGGTGATCGATACAGCCACATATGAAGTGTATAAGCGGAACGTTCTTGTAGAAGTCACGCACCGGGAATTCGAATTATTGAGCTATCTTGCGAAACACCGCGGAACCGTGCTGACGAGGGAGCACCTGTTGCAAGAAGTTTGGGGATACGATTATTTCGGAGATGTACGAACGGTCGATGTGACGATCAGGCGCTTGCGAGAGAAGATTGAAGATGATCCGTCCAACCCGGAGTATATCATCACTCGTCGCGGGGTGGGTTACTCGCTGAGGAGGTAA
- a CDS encoding adenylosuccinate synthase produces MATVVVVGTQWGDEGKGKITDFLAEKADVVARYQGGNNAGHTISISGKVFKLHLIPSGIFYPEKICVIGNGMVVNPKALVEELKYLQENGISANNLRISDRAHLVMPYHLRLDEAEELRKGEGKIGTTKKGIGPAYMDKAARIGIRMVDLLDRDEFAAKLQRNLADKNEILEKFYGMEGFSYQEILDEYLEYAEVLRPYVTDTSVVLNEAIDAGKDVLFEGAQASMLDIDQGTYPYVTSSNPVAGGVCIGSGVGPTKIDKVIGVVKAYSTRVGDGPFPTELLNEIGQTIREAGHEYGTTTGRPRRVGWLDALVVRHARRVSGLDGMALTRLDILTGLPELKICVAYKYNGEILKEFPTSLKVLSACEPVYETLPGWTEDITNVRSYDELPANTRAYIEKITEVTGVKLSIFSVGPNREQTVPVSSLY; encoded by the coding sequence ATGGCAACAGTAGTGGTCGTCGGCACACAATGGGGAGACGAGGGAAAAGGGAAGATTACCGATTTTCTCGCCGAGAAAGCGGATGTCGTTGCCCGTTATCAAGGCGGGAATAACGCAGGTCACACCATATCGATCAGCGGCAAGGTATTCAAATTGCATTTAATTCCCTCCGGAATTTTTTATCCAGAAAAAATCTGTGTGATCGGAAACGGCATGGTGGTCAATCCCAAAGCATTAGTGGAAGAACTGAAATACTTGCAAGAGAACGGGATTTCCGCGAATAATCTTCGCATTTCCGACCGTGCTCATCTGGTTATGCCTTATCACCTTCGCTTGGATGAAGCGGAAGAATTGCGCAAAGGTGAAGGAAAAATCGGTACGACGAAGAAGGGAATCGGTCCTGCCTACATGGATAAGGCGGCACGCATAGGCATTCGTATGGTCGATCTGCTCGATCGGGATGAATTCGCTGCAAAACTCCAGCGCAATCTCGCGGACAAAAATGAAATCCTGGAGAAGTTCTACGGTATGGAAGGTTTCTCATATCAAGAAATCCTTGATGAATATCTCGAATATGCGGAAGTTCTCCGCCCATATGTCACAGACACCTCCGTCGTCTTGAATGAAGCGATCGATGCGGGCAAGGATGTGTTGTTCGAAGGGGCACAAGCTTCCATGCTGGATATCGATCAGGGGACGTATCCGTATGTAACCTCATCCAACCCGGTTGCGGGCGGCGTTTGTATCGGATCGGGTGTCGGACCGACCAAAATCGACAAAGTGATCGGCGTCGTGAAAGCTTACAGCACGCGTGTCGGTGACGGTCCTTTCCCCACGGAACTCTTGAATGAAATCGGCCAGACGATTCGTGAAGCGGGTCATGAATATGGGACGACTACGGGGCGGCCACGGCGCGTGGGTTGGCTGGATGCGCTCGTCGTGCGCCATGCGCGTCGCGTTTCCGGACTTGACGGAATGGCGTTAACGCGCCTTGACATTTTGACAGGACTGCCCGAGTTAAAAATCTGCGTGGCTTACAAATACAATGGCGAGATTCTCAAAGAGTTCCCCACCAGTCTTAAAGTGTTGTCCGCATGTGAGCCGGTTTATGAAACATTGCCTGGGTGGACCGAAGATATCACCAATGTCCGTTCTTATGACGAACTGCCGGCAAATACGCGCGCATATATCGAGAAGATCACGGAAGTAACGGGTGTAAAGCTTTCGATTTTCTCTGTCGGACCGAATCGCGAGCAAACCGTTCCTGTCTCTTCTCTGTATTAA
- the dnaB gene encoding replicative DNA helicase, whose product MEEALIERVPPQNIEAEQAVLGAILIDPDVLTTVTEVLQPEDFYRTSHQRIFSAMCAIGDQGEPVDLVTVTAYLQDNNQLEEIGGVSYLATLANAVPTSANVDYYANIVHEKAVLRRLIRVATQIASSGYDGSSTVSELIDDAERRIFEIAQEKTTTRGFTPIRDILMTTFERIEYLYNNRGGVSGIPSGYPDLDKMTSGWQKSDFIIVAARPSVGKTAFALNVAQNVAKAGYPVAIFSLEMSKEQLVQRIICAEANLDAGRMRTGFLEEDDWPKLTMAIATLSETPIFIDDTPNVTVSEIRSKCRRLQAEHGLGLILMDFLQVIQGRGKGDNRQQEVSEISRTLKMIARELNVPVIALSQLSRSVEQRQDKRPLMSDLRESGSIEQDADIVAFLYRDDYYDPESEKKNIVEIIIAKQRNGPTGKVELVFLKNFNKFVSLERTPA is encoded by the coding sequence ATGGAAGAAGCATTGATTGAGCGCGTACCACCCCAAAATATAGAAGCAGAGCAGGCGGTACTAGGGGCCATTCTTATCGACCCGGATGTATTGACAACCGTTACGGAGGTTCTGCAGCCGGAAGATTTTTATCGTACGAGCCATCAGCGGATCTTTTCGGCGATGTGTGCCATTGGCGACCAGGGAGAGCCGGTGGATCTGGTGACCGTAACCGCCTATTTGCAAGACAACAATCAGCTTGAAGAGATCGGCGGTGTTTCCTATTTGGCGACACTCGCCAATGCGGTTCCGACTTCCGCAAACGTCGATTACTATGCGAACATCGTTCATGAGAAAGCGGTCTTGCGCCGTTTGATTCGCGTGGCGACACAAATCGCTTCCAGCGGGTACGATGGCAGTTCAACCGTGAGCGAATTGATCGATGATGCAGAACGGCGCATATTTGAAATCGCACAAGAAAAGACGACCACTCGCGGATTCACCCCCATCCGCGATATTCTCATGACCACGTTCGAGCGCATTGAATATCTTTACAACAACCGGGGCGGTGTCAGCGGCATTCCTTCGGGGTATCCCGATCTCGATAAAATGACCAGCGGGTGGCAGAAATCCGATTTTATCATCGTGGCTGCCCGCCCGTCCGTCGGGAAAACCGCGTTTGCCTTGAACGTGGCGCAAAATGTCGCCAAGGCAGGCTATCCTGTTGCGATTTTCTCTCTGGAGATGTCGAAAGAGCAGTTGGTGCAACGGATCATTTGTGCGGAGGCGAATCTGGATGCAGGGCGGATGCGCACCGGTTTCCTCGAAGAGGATGATTGGCCCAAATTGACGATGGCGATCGCAACCTTGTCGGAAACTCCGATTTTCATCGACGATACACCAAACGTTACGGTGAGCGAGATCCGTTCCAAATGTAGAAGATTGCAGGCGGAACACGGGTTGGGGTTGATCTTGATGGACTTTTTGCAAGTGATTCAAGGGCGCGGAAAAGGGGATAACCGTCAGCAAGAAGTCTCCGAGATTTCACGGACGCTCAAGATGATCGCCCGTGAACTTAACGTGCCTGTGATCGCGTTATCGCAATTATCCCGTTCAGTCGAACAAAGGCAGGACAAACGCCCGTTGATGTCAGACCTGCGTGAGTCGGGGTCTATCGAACAGGATGCGGACATCGTCGCTTTTCTTTATCGCGATGATTACTATGATCCGGAATCGGAAAAGAAAAATATCGTCGAGATTATTATCGCTAAACAGAGGAATGGCCCAACAGGCAAAGTGGAACTGGTATTTTTGAAGAACTTTAATAAGTTCGTTTCCCTGGAGAGGACACCGGCATGA